From the Methylobacterium currus genome, one window contains:
- a CDS encoding hybrid sensor histidine kinase/response regulator: MDDLLREFLTETGEHLDTVDLELVRFEQDPNNQTILRNIFRLVHTIKGTCGFLGLPRLEALAHAAETLMGKFRDGMPVTSPAVSLILQTLDRIKLIVAELERTAAEPAGIDEDLIGALDRMSEGPVPAPEPVPVAPPETSGTLVLQVLERALKPGEVSLDDLERAFRDTPGPEVAAAAPVPASEPVRQEAAPPAPAPVEPRRPEPARPEAARAEQPAAETESSPVSKVQTIRVNVDTLEHLMTMVSELVLTRNQLLEIARRHEDGNYKVPLQRLSHVTAELQEGVMKTRMQPIGSAWQKLPRVVRDLSSELGKKIDLVMQGAETELDRQVLEVIKDPLTHMVRNSADHGIESGAERKSAGKPEKGTIRLNAFHEGGTITIEIADDGKGLDLQAIRRKAVERGVATEAEVERMTDAQVAKFIFHAGFSTAKAVTSVSGRGVGMDVVKTNIELIGGTIDIQTQLGRGTTFTIKIPLTLAIVAALIVSAREHRFAIPQVSVLELVRVQPGTDHAVERINGSPVLRLRDRLLPIVPVAKMLGLDAPDAPASSDEGFVVVSQVGRQRFGILVDGVFHTEEIVVKPMSTKLRHIPLFSGNTILGDGAVVLIIDPNGVARMVGSGTASGQPGEVEAEAEGEETGADQAVTLLVFKGGGDALKAVPLSLVTRLEEIDAAKIEWVGGRPLIQYRGRLMPLVPADPAQGMKREGAQALVVFSDGERSMGLVVDEIVDIVDEVLDVELVTERSDLIGSAVVRNRATEIVNIAHYLPLAHDDWGQAVHRAVPKAPSLLLVDDSAFFREMLTPVLKAAGFRVTPAGDAEEALRHLGGEARFDLVVCDLEMPGRSGFDLIEAMRKAGGRLATMPVVALAGTMAPDSLARARALGVADCVAKFDRSGLVAAVNEITSAPLDAAA; this comes from the coding sequence ATGGACGATTTGTTGCGTGAGTTCCTGACGGAGACAGGTGAGCACCTGGACACTGTCGACCTCGAACTCGTCCGATTCGAGCAGGATCCGAACAACCAGACGATCCTGCGGAACATCTTCCGGCTGGTGCACACCATCAAGGGCACCTGCGGATTCCTCGGCCTGCCCCGCCTCGAGGCGCTGGCGCACGCGGCCGAGACCCTGATGGGCAAGTTCCGCGACGGCATGCCGGTGACGAGCCCGGCCGTCAGCCTGATCCTGCAGACCCTCGACCGGATCAAGCTGATCGTGGCCGAGCTGGAGCGCACTGCCGCCGAGCCCGCCGGCATCGACGAGGACCTGATCGGCGCCCTCGATCGCATGTCGGAGGGGCCGGTGCCGGCGCCCGAGCCGGTTCCCGTCGCCCCTCCGGAGACCTCCGGCACCCTGGTGCTCCAGGTGCTCGAGCGAGCCCTGAAGCCCGGCGAGGTCTCCCTCGACGACCTTGAGCGCGCCTTCCGCGACACGCCCGGCCCCGAGGTCGCGGCCGCGGCGCCGGTGCCGGCATCCGAGCCCGTGCGCCAGGAGGCGGCGCCACCCGCGCCGGCTCCCGTGGAGCCCCGCCGGCCCGAGCCGGCGCGTCCCGAAGCGGCACGGGCCGAGCAGCCCGCGGCCGAGACGGAAAGCTCGCCGGTCAGCAAGGTGCAGACGATCCGCGTGAACGTCGACACCCTCGAGCACCTGATGACCATGGTCTCGGAGCTGGTGCTGACCCGCAACCAGCTGCTCGAGATCGCCCGCCGTCACGAGGACGGCAACTACAAGGTGCCGCTGCAGCGCCTGTCCCACGTTACCGCCGAGCTGCAGGAAGGGGTGATGAAGACCCGCATGCAGCCGATCGGGTCGGCCTGGCAGAAGCTGCCGCGGGTGGTGCGCGACCTCTCGTCGGAACTCGGCAAGAAGATCGACCTGGTGATGCAGGGCGCCGAGACCGAGCTGGACCGCCAGGTCCTCGAGGTCATCAAGGACCCGCTCACCCACATGGTGCGCAACTCGGCCGATCACGGCATCGAGTCGGGCGCGGAGCGCAAGTCGGCCGGCAAGCCCGAGAAGGGCACGATCCGCCTCAACGCGTTCCACGAGGGCGGCACGATCACGATCGAGATCGCCGACGACGGCAAGGGCCTCGACCTGCAGGCGATCCGCCGCAAGGCGGTCGAGCGCGGCGTCGCCACGGAGGCGGAGGTCGAGCGGATGACCGACGCCCAGGTGGCGAAGTTCATCTTCCATGCCGGCTTCTCCACCGCCAAGGCGGTCACCTCGGTCTCCGGCCGCGGCGTCGGCATGGACGTGGTGAAGACCAACATCGAGCTGATCGGCGGCACGATCGACATCCAGACCCAGCTCGGCCGGGGCACCACCTTCACGATCAAGATCCCGCTGACGCTGGCGATCGTGGCCGCCCTGATCGTCTCGGCCCGCGAGCACCGCTTCGCGATCCCGCAGGTCTCGGTGCTGGAGCTGGTGCGGGTGCAGCCCGGCACCGACCACGCGGTGGAGCGCATCAACGGCTCGCCGGTCCTGCGCCTGCGCGACCGCCTGCTGCCGATCGTGCCGGTCGCCAAGATGCTCGGGCTCGACGCGCCCGACGCCCCGGCCTCGAGCGACGAGGGCTTCGTGGTGGTGAGCCAGGTCGGGCGCCAGCGCTTCGGCATCCTGGTCGACGGCGTCTTCCACACGGAAGAGATCGTCGTGAAGCCGATGTCCACGAAGCTGCGGCACATCCCGCTCTTCTCGGGCAACACGATCCTCGGCGACGGCGCGGTGGTGCTGATCATCGATCCGAACGGCGTCGCCCGGATGGTCGGCTCCGGCACGGCGAGCGGCCAGCCCGGCGAGGTCGAGGCGGAGGCCGAGGGCGAGGAGACCGGTGCCGATCAGGCGGTGACGCTCCTGGTGTTCAAGGGCGGCGGCGACGCGCTGAAGGCCGTGCCGCTCTCCCTGGTCACGCGCCTGGAGGAGATCGACGCGGCGAAGATCGAGTGGGTCGGCGGGCGTCCGCTGATCCAGTATCGCGGCCGTCTGATGCCGCTCGTCCCGGCCGATCCGGCGCAAGGCATGAAGCGCGAGGGCGCCCAGGCCCTGGTGGTGTTCTCGGACGGCGAGCGCTCGATGGGCCTCGTGGTCGACGAGATCGTCGACATCGTCGACGAGGTGCTGGACGTCGAACTGGTGACCGAGCGCTCCGACCTGATCGGCTCGGCGGTGGTGCGCAACCGGGCGACCGAGATCGTCAACATCGCCCACTACCTGCCGCTCGCCCACGACGATTGGGGCCAGGCGGTGCATCGCGCGGTGCCGAAGGCCCCGAGCCTGCTCCTCGTCGACGACTCGGCCTTCTTCCGCGAGATGCTGACCCCGGTGCTGAAGGCGGCCGGCTTCCGCGTCACCCCGGCCGGCGACGCCGAGGAGGCCCTGCGTCATCTCGGCGGCGAGGCCCGCTTCGACCTCGTGGTCTGCGACCTCGAGATGCCGGGCCGCTCAGGCTTCGACCTGATCGAGGCGATGCGCAAGGCGGGCGGCCGGCTCGCCACGATGCCGGTGGTCGCCTTGGCCGGCACGATGGCGCCGGATTCGCTCGCCCGCGCCCGGGCGCTCGGCGTCGCCGATTGCGTGGCGAAGTTCGACCGGTCCGGCCTGGTGGCGGCCGTGAACGAGATCACCAGCGCCCCCCTCGACGCCGCGGCCTGA
- a CDS encoding CheR family methyltransferase encodes MTETEFDFLRLYLKQRSGLALTAEKRYLVESRLSPVCRRFNLAGLTELIGCLRLARDSAIERAVVEAMTTNETFFFRDRTPFDLFRDVLLPGALTARAGQRRLRIWCAAASTGQEPYSLAMLLAEAAPRLSGWRVEIVATDLSTEVLEKAKIGLYNQFEVQRGLPVQLMLKHFTQVGEQWRIADGLRQMIDFRPLNLLQPFEQLGTFDIVYCRNVLIYFDTATKADVLRRIADQLAPDGAVLLGAAETVIGITETLMPDPEHRGLYRHARAGASPGVVVPSGLTPSLGASAVPTAAVAGLRWAAR; translated from the coding sequence ATGACCGAGACCGAGTTCGATTTCCTCCGCCTCTACCTCAAGCAGCGCTCCGGCCTCGCCCTGACGGCGGAGAAGCGCTACCTGGTCGAGAGCCGCCTCTCGCCGGTCTGCCGGCGCTTCAACCTTGCCGGGCTGACCGAGCTGATCGGCTGCCTGCGGCTCGCCCGCGACAGCGCCATCGAGCGCGCGGTGGTCGAGGCGATGACGACCAACGAGACGTTCTTCTTCCGCGACCGCACGCCGTTCGACCTTTTTCGCGATGTGCTGCTGCCCGGGGCACTGACGGCCCGGGCCGGCCAGCGGCGCCTGCGGATCTGGTGCGCCGCCGCCTCGACCGGCCAGGAGCCGTACTCGCTGGCGATGCTGCTGGCGGAAGCGGCACCCCGGCTCTCCGGCTGGCGGGTCGAGATCGTCGCCACCGACCTCTCGACCGAGGTGCTGGAGAAGGCCAAGATCGGCCTCTACAACCAGTTCGAGGTCCAGCGCGGCCTGCCCGTGCAGCTGATGCTCAAGCACTTCACGCAGGTGGGCGAGCAGTGGCGCATCGCGGACGGCTTGCGCCAGATGATCGATTTCCGGCCGCTCAACCTGCTGCAGCCGTTCGAGCAGCTCGGCACCTTCGACATCGTCTATTGCCGCAACGTGCTGATCTACTTCGACACGGCGACCAAGGCCGACGTGCTGCGCCGGATCGCCGACCAGCTCGCCCCGGACGGCGCGGTGCTGCTCGGCGCCGCCGAGACGGTGATCGGCATCACCGAGACGCTGATGCCCGATCCCGAGCATCGCGGCCTCTACCGCCACGCCAGGGCCGGCGCGAGCCCAGGCGTCGTGGTCCCGAGTGGTTTGACACCGAGCCTCGGGGCCTCGGCCGTACCGACGGCCGCCGTGGCTGGTCTGCGCTGGGCGGCGCGCTGA
- a CDS encoding chemotaxis protein CheW: MMAANTNTAGTPAPSTGETTDYVTVLLGDELFGLPIDRVHDVFIATNLTDVPLAPPEIKGLLNLRGRVVTALCLRRRLGLPDRTGDGRNMAVGLEHGGEAYGLLVDQVGEVMKLATDTYEPNPVHLDTRWRAISRGVHRLDGRLLIILDVEAVLAFGDERKTASAA; encoded by the coding sequence ATGATGGCTGCCAACACCAACACCGCCGGCACGCCTGCGCCGTCCACCGGCGAGACGACCGACTACGTGACCGTGCTGCTCGGCGACGAGCTGTTCGGCCTGCCGATCGACCGTGTGCACGACGTCTTCATCGCCACCAACCTCACCGACGTCCCGCTGGCACCACCGGAAATCAAGGGCCTGCTCAACCTGCGCGGCCGGGTCGTCACGGCGCTCTGCCTGCGCCGGCGCCTCGGCCTGCCCGACCGCACCGGCGACGGCCGCAACATGGCGGTGGGCCTGGAGCATGGCGGCGAGGCCTACGGCCTGCTCGTCGACCAGGTCGGCGAGGTGATGAAGCTTGCCACCGATACCTACGAGCCGAACCCGGTCCATCTCGACACCCGCTGGCGCGCGATCTCGCGCGGGGTGCACCGCCTCGACGGCCGGCTGCTGATCATCCTCGACGTCGAAGCGGTCCTCGCCTTCGGCGACGAGCGCAAGACGGCCAGCGCGGCGTGA
- a CDS encoding YHS domain-containing (seleno)protein gives MGKIRLTRRGALSLLPALMGRPARGETPLGVPGLYVADPLTALALRGFDPVSYRLGPTPAPGVETHEFTWSGLVWRFASAANRGAFAHAPEAYAPRLGGFDPEGVAGGRLVEADPLVAALRDDRLYLFRDADRRKRADMTVIDAAEARWPLLRSDAALGG, from the coding sequence ATGGGTAAGATCCGGTTAACGCGGCGCGGCGCGCTGTCGCTCCTGCCCGCCTTGATGGGCCGGCCGGCCCGCGGCGAGACGCCGCTCGGGGTGCCGGGGCTCTACGTCGCCGACCCCCTGACTGCGCTCGCCCTGCGCGGCTTCGATCCGGTCTCCTACCGGCTCGGACCCACGCCCGCGCCGGGCGTGGAGACGCATGAATTCACCTGGTCGGGCCTGGTCTGGCGCTTCGCGTCCGCGGCGAATCGCGGCGCCTTCGCGCATGCCCCCGAGGCCTATGCGCCGCGCCTCGGTGGATTCGATCCGGAGGGCGTGGCCGGCGGCCGGCTCGTCGAGGCCGATCCCCTGGTGGCGGCCCTGCGCGACGACAGGCTCTACCTGTTCCGCGATGCGGACCGCCGCAAGCGGGCCGACATGACGGTCATCGACGCGGCGGAGGCGCGCTGGCCGCTCCTGCGGTCCGACGCCGCGCTCGGCGGCTGA
- a CDS encoding protein-glutamate methylesterase/protein-glutamine glutaminase, protein MAASAAPSTPSPSAGPRIRVLVADDSVVVRGLVSRWLEEAGCEIVGTASNGRIALDALDRVQPDIVLLDIEMPELDGTQALPRMLAKRPGLQVVMMSTLTQRNAEISLRCLALGAIDYLPKPEGNRGVTTQASFREDLVQKIRMLGADLRNRPRARPAALPERPGPVGLPERTAAAPAPVPRPAAAAAPVSVRPRPLRVTPPRCLLIGSSTGGPRAVGEVLESIGAATLRRVPVLIVQHMPPVFTAVFAEHLGARIGLPAAEAKHGEPVRPGTVYVAPGGRHMGLSGSATETVIQLNDGPPVNFCRPAVDVMFRDAAEVYGAATLSVVLTGMGSDGTKGAKALVDAGGVMLAQDEATSTVWGMPGSLVRAGYAHEILPLPAIGPALRTAIAGPGGH, encoded by the coding sequence ATGGCTGCATCCGCCGCGCCCTCCACCCCGTCACCGAGCGCCGGACCGCGCATCCGCGTCCTCGTCGCCGACGATTCCGTCGTGGTCCGCGGCCTGGTCTCGCGCTGGCTCGAGGAGGCCGGCTGCGAGATCGTCGGCACCGCCTCGAACGGCCGTATCGCGCTCGATGCCCTCGACCGGGTCCAGCCCGACATCGTGCTCCTCGACATCGAGATGCCGGAACTCGACGGCACCCAGGCACTGCCCCGGATGCTTGCCAAGCGCCCCGGGCTCCAGGTCGTGATGATGTCGACCCTGACTCAGCGCAATGCGGAGATCTCCCTGCGCTGCCTGGCGCTCGGCGCGATCGACTACCTGCCCAAGCCCGAGGGCAATCGCGGGGTCACCACCCAGGCGAGCTTCCGCGAGGACCTGGTCCAGAAGATCCGGATGCTCGGGGCCGACCTGCGCAACCGGCCGCGGGCGCGCCCGGCGGCTCTGCCCGAGCGGCCCGGCCCGGTCGGTCTGCCCGAGCGCACGGCCGCCGCGCCGGCGCCGGTGCCGCGCCCGGCCGCGGCGGCGGCCCCGGTGAGCGTGCGCCCGCGCCCCCTGCGCGTCACCCCGCCGCGCTGCCTGCTCATCGGGTCGTCGACCGGCGGGCCGCGGGCGGTCGGGGAGGTGCTCGAGAGCATCGGCGCCGCGACCCTGCGGCGCGTTCCGGTCCTGATCGTCCAGCACATGCCGCCGGTCTTCACCGCCGTCTTCGCGGAGCATCTCGGCGCCCGGATCGGCCTGCCGGCGGCGGAGGCCAAGCACGGCGAGCCGGTGCGCCCCGGCACCGTCTACGTCGCTCCCGGCGGGCGCCATATGGGCCTCTCCGGCAGCGCAACCGAGACGGTGATCCAGCTCAACGACGGCCCGCCGGTCAATTTCTGCCGCCCGGCGGTCGACGTGATGTTCCGCGACGCCGCGGAGGTCTACGGCGCCGCGACCCTGTCGGTGGTGCTCACCGGCATGGGCTCGGATGGCACCAAGGGCGCCAAGGCCCTGGTGGATGCCGGCGGCGTCATGCTCGCCCAGGACGAGGCCACCTCGACCGTCTGGGGCATGCCCGGCAGCCTGGTGCGGGCCGGCTACGCCCATGAGATCCTGCCGCTGCCGGCCATCGGCCCGGCCCTGCGGACCGCCATCGCCGGTCCGGGCGGCCACTGA
- a CDS encoding 3'(2'),5'-bisphosphate nucleotidase CysQ family protein, protein MTPAPMTCGPTPVLSLDRVPEPAERDAVAVRLAEIACAAGVILRRYELGGCRHHLKEDGSPTSQADLAAEAQIVAALAETWPGIPVIAEETAAEAAPAALFFLVDPLDGTKDFLKGTGEYTVNIALVSGERPVAAALAAPALGRVWAAGDRAVEAPIVEGVPGAFTPVAARPVPAEGMTALVSRSHGEAADEACLAALPIGRRRGVSSALKFGLLACGEGDVYVRCGPTMEWDTAAGDHVLTQAGGRLVGPDGAPFGYGRRPGQYRNGPFAAFGDPAYAARAVLPATSPKRA, encoded by the coding sequence ATGACGCCCGCCCCGATGACCTGCGGCCCGACGCCCGTCCTCTCCCTCGACCGCGTGCCCGAGCCTGCCGAGCGCGACGCCGTCGCGGTCCGGCTCGCCGAGATCGCCTGCGCGGCCGGCGTGATCCTGCGGCGCTACGAGCTGGGCGGCTGCCGCCATCACCTCAAGGAGGACGGCTCGCCGACGAGCCAGGCCGACCTCGCCGCCGAAGCGCAGATCGTCGCCGCCTTGGCCGAGACCTGGCCCGGCATCCCGGTCATCGCCGAGGAGACCGCCGCCGAGGCCGCCCCCGCCGCCCTGTTCTTCCTCGTCGACCCGCTCGACGGCACCAAGGACTTCCTGAAGGGCACCGGCGAGTACACGGTCAACATCGCCCTCGTGTCCGGCGAGCGGCCGGTCGCGGCGGCGCTCGCCGCGCCGGCCCTCGGCCGGGTCTGGGCCGCCGGGGATCGCGCCGTCGAGGCGCCGATCGTCGAGGGCGTGCCGGGCGCGTTCACGCCGGTCGCGGCGCGGCCCGTCCCGGCGGAGGGGATGACGGCTCTCGTCAGCCGCAGTCACGGCGAGGCGGCGGACGAGGCCTGCCTCGCGGCGTTGCCGATCGGACGGCGGCGCGGGGTTTCCTCGGCCCTGAAGTTCGGCCTCCTGGCCTGCGGCGAGGGCGACGTCTATGTCCGCTGCGGCCCGACCATGGAATGGGACACGGCCGCGGGCGACCACGTCCTGACCCAGGCCGGCGGCCGCCTGGTCGGCCCGGACGGCGCGCCCTTCGGCTACGGCCGCCGGCCCGGCCAGTACCGCAACGGCCCCTTCGCGGCCTTCGGCGACCCGGCCTATGCCGCCCGCGCGGTGCTGCCGGCGACGAGCCCGAAGCGGGCGTGA
- the chpT gene encoding histidine phosphotransferase ChpT, translated as MTTVTLDALDLSALLCSRVCHDVISPVGAIVNGLEVLEDEDSAEMRDFALDLIRKSARQASARLQFARIAFGAAGSAGASIDLADAENVARGMFGDDKTQLSWSAPRALFPKNKVKLLLNLVVIAVTAIPRGGAIDVAVTGEAEAPVFVLTAKGAYARIPPHVEALIAGTPASGTVDAHAIQPFYAGLVARAAEMGVRFSIDGDTVTIRAEPAAPAEPDADTGADGNGI; from the coding sequence ATGACCACCGTCACCCTCGACGCCCTCGACCTCTCGGCGCTGCTCTGCTCGCGGGTCTGCCACGACGTCATCAGCCCGGTCGGCGCCATCGTGAACGGCCTCGAGGTGCTCGAGGACGAGGACAGCGCCGAGATGCGCGACTTCGCCCTCGACCTGATCCGCAAGAGCGCCAGGCAGGCCTCGGCCCGGCTGCAATTCGCCCGCATCGCCTTCGGGGCCGCGGGCTCGGCGGGCGCCAGCATCGACCTCGCCGATGCCGAGAACGTCGCCCGCGGCATGTTCGGCGACGACAAGACCCAGCTGTCCTGGAGCGCGCCCCGGGCGCTGTTCCCGAAGAACAAGGTCAAGCTGCTCCTGAACCTGGTGGTCATCGCCGTCACGGCGATCCCGCGGGGCGGCGCGATCGACGTCGCGGTCACCGGGGAGGCCGAGGCGCCGGTCTTCGTGCTCACCGCCAAGGGCGCCTACGCGCGCATCCCGCCCCATGTCGAGGCGCTGATCGCCGGCACGCCGGCGAGCGGCACCGTCGACGCCCACGCGATCCAGCCCTTCTATGCGGGCCTCGTCGCCCGGGCCGCCGAGATGGGCGTGCGGTTCTCGATCGACGGCGACACGGTCACGATCCGGGCCGAGCCCGCCGCCCCGGCCGAGCCCGACGCCGACACCGGCGCCGACGGTAACGGCATCTAA
- a CDS encoding response regulator, translated as MRTCLIVDDSAVIRKVARRIIEGLGFRVAEAEDGRQAVELCQAHMPDAVLLDWNMPHMDGYEVLRALRRLPEGDQPKVLFCTIENDVASIARALHAGADEYIMKPFDKDIMTAKLQAVGLA; from the coding sequence ATGAGAACCTGCCTGATCGTCGACGACTCTGCGGTGATCCGCAAGGTGGCGCGTCGGATCATCGAAGGCCTCGGCTTCCGGGTGGCGGAGGCCGAGGACGGCCGCCAGGCGGTCGAGCTGTGCCAGGCGCACATGCCGGACGCCGTCCTGCTCGACTGGAACATGCCGCACATGGACGGGTACGAGGTCCTGCGCGCCCTCCGGCGGCTGCCCGAGGGCGACCAGCCGAAGGTGCTGTTCTGCACCATCGAGAACGACGTCGCGTCGATCGCCCGGGCCCTGCATGCCGGCGCCGACGAGTACATCATGAAGCCCTTCGACAAGGACATCATGACCGCCAAGCTCCAGGCGGTCGGCCTCGCTTGA
- a CDS encoding 3',5'-cyclic-nucleotide phosphodiesterase, with protein sequence MMLRPMSLALLTAGSLVVLAGPALAQRDDPNLKKYCTGDYMTYCGNLPPDSPEVDRCFEKNMSKISVNCKKAIDYYEQTHK encoded by the coding sequence ATGATGCTCAGGCCGATGTCGCTCGCTCTCCTGACTGCCGGCAGCCTGGTCGTGCTCGCCGGACCGGCCCTCGCCCAGCGGGACGACCCCAACCTAAAGAAGTACTGCACCGGCGACTACATGACCTATTGCGGCAACCTGCCGCCCGACAGCCCCGAGGTCGACCGCTGCTTCGAAAAGAACATGAGCAAGATTTCGGTCAACTGCAAGAAGGCGATCGACTACTACGAGCAGACCCACAAGTAG
- a CDS encoding DUF1134 domain-containing protein, which yields MLSASSATSGRQTSGNSRGVSRRRALAALLVGTPAMLAALPGPAAAQGPGDPGTFQPREIIDSGHQFFGSVSRGLALTVQEATRRWGEPNGYILGQEASGAIIGGVRFGEGTLFTRNAGQRKVFWQGPSLGFDVGGDGARTMMLIYNLPRVNALYRRFVGMDGSAYVVGGFGMSAVTADNIVVVPIRAGVGARFGINVGYLKFTDSPTWNPF from the coding sequence ATGCTCTCAGCCTCCTCCGCCACTTCAGGTCGGCAGACATCCGGGAATTCGCGCGGGGTCTCGCGCCGGCGCGCCCTCGCGGCCCTCCTCGTCGGTACCCCCGCGATGCTGGCCGCCCTGCCCGGCCCCGCCGCCGCGCAGGGGCCGGGCGATCCGGGCACCTTCCAGCCGCGGGAGATCATCGATTCGGGCCACCAGTTCTTCGGCTCGGTGTCGCGCGGCCTCGCCCTGACGGTGCAGGAGGCGACCCGCCGCTGGGGCGAGCCCAACGGCTACATCCTCGGCCAGGAGGCCTCCGGCGCCATCATCGGCGGCGTGCGCTTCGGCGAGGGCACGCTGTTCACCCGCAATGCCGGCCAGCGCAAGGTGTTCTGGCAGGGGCCGTCCCTCGGCTTCGACGTCGGCGGCGACGGCGCCCGCACGATGATGCTGATCTACAACCTGCCGCGGGTGAACGCGCTCTACCGCCGCTTCGTCGGCATGGACGGCTCGGCCTACGTGGTCGGCGGCTTCGGCATGTCGGCGGTGACCGCCGACAACATCGTGGTGGTGCCGATCCGCGCCGGGGTCGGGGCGCGCTTCGGGATCAATGTCGGCTACCTGAAGTTCACCGATTCGCCGACCTGGAACCCGTTCTGA